CAATGAGTTCAAAACTGAAAATATCGAAGAAAGTAGAATCTACCCACGCCCATGTCCGTTTTTCGTAAAATTTCTTTTCCTCCCAACTCACCAAAGCCTCTGCCCGATAAGGGTTGATGCGGGTAGTATTGATAACTTCTGGAAATTCATCCAAAATTGCCTTGCCAAGTGGATTGGGCGACACAGGGGCTTGCAATTGCTGTCCCATCATTTCGGCATCAATGGCTGTGCGGTAAATATTGTCCGCATTTTTGTGGAATCGGTCGTAACTCAATTCGTCGGTTACAAACAACAGAATCAACACGCAACACGCTATGCCAATTGCTAAACCAAGTATGTTGATAAGCGAGTATGTTTTATTGCGTAGCAAATTTCGCATCGCTACTTTGAAGTAATTTCTAAACATGATTTTGTTGTGTTAAAGTGTTAGTGTATTCAATTCCTAAATCAAAAAACTCTGTGCCTCTGTTTCTCTGTGTTCAATCAAACAGCAAACCCCTTCAATTGATTTTCCGCCACAATCTGACCATCCAACAATCGAACAATTCGATGAGCATATTCTGCATCTCTTGATGAGTGCGTCACCATGATAATCGTTGTGCCTTCTTCATTCAATTGGGTTAGCAACTGCATCACCTCACCGCCATTTTCGCTATCCAGATTACCTGTGGGTTCATCCGCCAAAATCAATTTGGGTTTGTGAACAATCGCCCTCGAAACCGCCACACGTTGCTGCTGACCACCCGAAAGTTGCTGTGGGAAGTGATTGCGTCGATGCATCATGTTCATGCGCTCCAAAACAGCTTCCACCATTTTTTTACGCTCCGCAGTCTTGATGTTGTTGTAGATCAAGGGTAATTCTACGTTTTCAAAAACGGTGAGTTCGTCAATCAAATTGAAACTCTGAAAAATAAAGCCCAAATTCGCTTTCCGCAAATCCGCCCTTTGTCGTTCCGAATATTTTGATATTTCTTGGTCGAGGAAATTGTATTCACCTGAACTTGGATTGTCTATCATCCCAATGATGTTCAACAAAGTGGATTTCCCGCAACCCGAAGGACCCATCACTGCCACAAATTCACCTGTTGCGATATTGAAGTTCACACCATTCAAAGCAGTGGTTTCTATTTCGTCTGTCCGATAGA
The Chitinophagales bacterium genome window above contains:
- a CDS encoding ABC transporter ATP-binding protein, with translation MIRTVNLTKVYRTDEIETTALNGVNFNIATGEFVAVMGPSGCGKSTLLNIIGMIDNPSSGEYNFLDQEISKYSERQRADLRKANLGFIFQSFNLIDELTVFENVELPLIYNNIKTAERKKMVEAVLERMNMMHRRNHFPQQLSGGQQQRVAVSRAIVHKPKLILADEPTGNLDSENGGEVMQLLTQLNEEGTTIIMVTHSSRDAEYAHRIVRLLDGQIVAENQLKGFAV